TCAGAGGAGCCAAGCTCACCTCCATTTTCTCTCAAACAGGCTCGTAGATTTGAATGAAATCTGTGTACATGCACAATGCTTCTTAAAgaaatgggggtggggggagaaaCAAAAAAACCTTGGGGGGCTAAACAGTTCCGAAGTACTCTACTTTGTTAGGGATGCCTTTGATGGTTGCACCCTTAGTGGGCTGGATTGGGGTGAATACAGATGAGGACTGACAGGCAGTTATGAGAGAATTGGTAATGCAGGATAGGAGCCTGAAAGGCATGGGGCTGCTAAAGGGCATGCTTGTGCTGTATTCAGCCTAATCAGGTTCTAGCTGTCAAAAATGACTTATATCCTGATGCCCTAAACACACCCTTAATAATTCCATACAACAGGATGGAGTCTTAGTTGTGAGTGAAATCCATGCTAATGCTTTTCAGTTCATCAGATATCAAATCTTTAAAGCGTACGACCGTCGTGGAAATGGTGGAAGTGCATATTGCGCCATATTTCCTTTAGTGCCTATTTAATGTTTGGCTCTCTCCTTATTGTTAGTGTGCTTTCCCCTGTGGCTTTCTCCTCCATTGTTTGTGTCATAGCAGGCGTTCATTTTTCCTCTCTCCGTCTTGctttttttcctgtgttttttATCAGAGTTCCCTAAGTGTGCACAGCATTAGCAACATGTCAAAATACAAAGATCAGAGAGAACGGTGGACTACTTTTCCCcccatttttttccccacagatGCTCAGTGTGTGAGCGTAAATCGTGTGGGCTTTATTCAATATCATGTGTCTGTCACAGTAACTGACACATCTTCCCAAGCTGCACAATGGCGTATGAACTATGACTGCAAGAGTGGGTCACCGTGCACCAAAGCGAGGGGCAATTATTCAGCTGCTGTGACTTAAAATTAATAGAGTGCCACATTAATGTAGAATGAATGTCAACATAGCTCAATGTGACATGACTGATAGTCGTGGAGTAATAAGTCAGTGCCTCAGAAGACGCTAACCCAAGTAATGCTGCTTTATGGAATTAGCATGGTCGCTTACAGCTGATTGCTTTAACTATAGAGGCGTTGGCTCTTTATTAATAAGCACTGGACATGTCTTGTTCAGTCGGCTTGGGCAAACGCGCTGCATATTAAACGTGTTGCGAGTCTATATCACAGAGTTCTTGGAGATACATGTCATTTTGAAAGGGAATGCTAGGTATTCATTCTGTCTGAGAGCAATTTTTCCGACGTGTCACAGCACCACTATGTGATTTTCGGGTGCCGCAAAATGTAGTCTTGGCATGAATATCTGGATGCGGAGGCTGACTGAGTAAAACTCAGCATACAAAAGGCTCACTGAAAACCTTTCATCTATTGTGTCTGGGTTTATTTGTTTTGACTCTGTTGGTTATGATTGTATGGTCTAGGTAATCACCGTACTCACTCTCAAAATAACTTTCATATACTTTCAAATAGCATTGCTGACTCCCTTTGGTTTAAGGCCAGTCATTGTCTatgctcttaaaaacaaagatgCTCCAAAAAGTTCCTTGAaggatgccataaaagaaccacttttagttacatagagaaccatatttgtaaagGTTGTGtcagtgttttacaaaaatgcttctttaGGGATTCAAGAGTGGTTATTTaatggcattactcaaagaaccttttggcgcacctttatttttaagactgtaggCTAGGCTTGGCAGTATTACAGgaatactgtatactgtggtatctcaaaatgaggacgaTACTTCAATATTactgtttctgttctgtgtctatctagtacatggccaaaATAGCTCATTCCCCATGGgaatttaagagagccacagggtgagGGTGTTGTAGGAACTTACTGATTGTTGATGTCACGCTCTGAGagcaggaggggaaaaaaataagcCCTCCCGTAATTGCAAGTTTAGCGACAGTCAAAAGCACTCCTCCTAAGACCATTTATTCGACTTCATGCTCTCAGATGTGAGGatttatcctctaaacatgtgTGATCAGCTGGGCTGTGCTGATTAGCCTGGCAGCTAACTTATCTGTGCCTAGCTAGCTGGCTATGAGTCCAGACACAGCAGAACCGGCCTttcattgcctttttttttattcccaaTACCAGTCGCTTGACTTCGCTTTCTCAGAGACAAGTTTTTATTCTTAACATTTGTGAgggtagctcagcagttagtcaacagcagctgcgcTGTGCTGTTTGATACTTGGTGGAGCTATAGTCGAGCTAGCTCAGGCAAGGCTACTTTAGGGAGAAGGCCATAGATCCAAAGAAAATGGTAAATTTAGCTTTCTGTCATTTCAGCAGCAGTCGCTCAATCATTAGTCACAAGTCGCTCGAGTCATTCTCGTCTAAATGTTTGTAAGTGAGCTTTCAGACTTGaatttgttctgtggtgagcagactgttaAGCTGCTAACTAACAGTATGAAAAAATTGGATACCACCCAACCCTAGTGTAGGCCCACATACTAATAAACAAAATCCCATACCAGTGGAGTTAAACGTTAACTTGGCACATCcctcgttttttttttcctctacaTTCCTCTTTTGTAGCCTTACATTCtcattttttttcccctacAAATGCTCATTTCTGCATGCTGGCTCAATCCAATTATCTCTCTGTGACATGCAGTCAAAATGCATCAGCTCTGCACGATGTAATTGCAAACTTGTTTCAGAAAGGAACGAGCCCGTCGTGCGTAATGTCACTCATAATTATGAGTTATTGGAAACCCACTGTGTTTGTATAGGAGGTGAGAGGAGATCCAGACCCAGATTTAAGACATTGATAAAGGCCAGTTTCTCTTATGGGAGGTGTGCTGTAGGATGTGAGCACTATTAACCCGGGCTTTAATTCTTGGAAATTAAAGTCACTCAGTCTCTTTCTCGCTTGGGATGTCGCAGCCATCAAGGCAGTTCCCCTGCTCTTCCAAGCCTGACTTGTCATTAAAGAATCGCTCCGGTGGAAAGCTGATTAAAATTGATTTAGGTTAGGTAAGAGCGTATTTGGAATTAATGATATAAATGTCCTGGGGAATAATGGGCTGTTGCCTGAGGGTGAGTCTGCCCATCTATTTCCTTAGTGTACAGTGATGGGTGGGTCGGTGTTAGAGCTGCTCAGCTATTCACAAACCAACACAGATACCAGCAGCCTCGCAACACAGCTGACTCCTCCGGCACAGAGCCGTTTCTCATCCTTTAGCAGTTTCTCAATAGTCAGACAGTGAAGGAGGTTGAATGAGAGAACGGAGAACACTGGTTGGGGGTGGAGAATTGAGCACTGAGGGCAGACAGTGGACTGCCATGTCTTAACTAGGCAAAGACTAAGGTTTTTACTTCCAGTGGTCACAAGTCAGCCATTGGCTTttcttaaaacatttttttaagtcTGTCCTCCAACCTGTCAAATTTGTACAAAAGCCCCAAAAATTGTATTGCCACCCAATTGTCAAttattttatgtgtgtgtttcagttccACATCTCTTTCCTAACCGCTGAACTCAAAACCATTGGATTTATCTCTTGTATGCTACATTTCCAATCATGGTTGCTTTACTAAATTTTAAatgatgcatatatatatatatatagttgggaAAATGATGCCAGTGATTCATCATCTTTCCACCAAACTTGTCCAACCTCCCCGCATTTGTAGAGGTTTTCCTTTCCAGAGTAATGGATTCTACAGATCTTCCATGGATCATTAAAACTGAGAAAGGTTGAAAAAATTGGACACAGTGGAAAAAGAATTGTGTGGTGTCCTAAGCTTCCCACAGTGACAGAAGAAGAAATCAGGAGGCGTATGCACATGCCCAGTGTTACATGTATGCCTGTCTGTTTGAGTTAGTCCTGCCCTGAAGGGTGCAAAGATGGGATTAGCTCATAATGAGGACTGTACATTCTACAGACAGGCTCTGCTGAGGTACTGACACAAATGTAATTGCTGCAtgttagtatgtgtgtgtgtgtgaaaagggtGAGCTGACCGTTGTTTCCTCCTTGCTGTTTCAGGCTCGTGTACATGCTCTACCATGGCCAAAGTGCTCTGCAGCCTCCTGCTCCTGGGAAGTGCAGTGATGACGGCCATTGCCTGCCCTAAGTACTGCGTCTGTCAGAACCTGTCAGAGTCTCTAGGCACGTTGTGTCCTTCTAAGGGCCTGCTCTTCGTCCCCTCTGACATTGACCGACGGACTGTGGAACTGCGGCTGGGTGGAAACTACATAATCAGGATTTCGCAGCAGGATTTTGTCAACATGACAAGCCTGGTGGACCTGACACTGTCAAGGAACACCATCAGCTCCATCCAGCCTTTCTCGTTTGTGGATCTAGAGACTCTCCGCTCGCTCCATCTGGACAGCAACCGACTGACTGAGCTTGGCCCGGATGCCCTGCGGGGCCTGGTCAACCTGCAGCACCTCATCTTGAACAACAACCAATTGAATCGCATCTCCGAAGAAGCCTTCGACGACCTTCTGCTCACGCTGGAAGATCTGGACCTTTCCTACAACAACCTGCGGAGCGTGCCCTGGGAAGCCATTCGCAAGATGCTCAGCTTGCACCAGCTCAGCCTTGACCACAACCTCATCAGTTACATTGCTGAGGGTACTTTCACGGACCTTGACAAATTGGCTAGACTTGACCTCACCTCAAATCGACTCCAGAAGCTTCCACCGGATCCCATATTCGCTCGGTCTCAGACCAACGCAGTACTGACTACGCCATATGCTCCTGTGCTCTCCCTCAGCTTTGGTGGAAACCCACTTCACTGCAACTGCGAGGTGCTGTGGCTGCGACGGCTCGAACGTGAAGATGACATGGAGACTTGCGCCTCCCCTCCTAGCCTGAAAGGACGGTACTTCTGGTATGTGCGAGAGGAGGAGTTTATCTGTGAGCCGCCTTTGATTACTCAACATACACACAAGCTTCTGGTGCTTGAGGGCCAGACAGCTAGTCTGCGTTGCAAGGCAGTGGGCGACCCCATGCCCTACATACACTGGGTGGCCCCAGATGACCGGCTCATTAGTAACTCATCACGGGCCACCGTCTACGAGAATGGAACCCTTGACATCATGGTCACCACCTCCAAGGATTATGGCACATTCACCTGCATTGCTGCCAATGCTGCAGGAGAATCCACAGCCTCAATAGAGCTTTCCATTATTCAGTTGCCTCATCTGAGCAATGGGACCAATCGCACCTCGCAGCCCAAGTCCAGGCTGTCCGACATCACCAGCTCCACCAAGACCAGCAAAGGGGAGACCAAAGCCCAGCCGGAACAGGTGGTGAGTGTATCAGAGGTCACTTCCGTCTCTGCTCTGGTCAAGTGGACAGTGAACAAAGCAACTCCCAAGGTGAAAATGTACCAGCTCCAGTACAACTGCTCAGATGATGAGGTCCTGAT
The Salminus brasiliensis chromosome 10, fSalBra1.hap2, whole genome shotgun sequence genome window above contains:
- the LOC140564053 gene encoding leucine-rich repeat and fibronectin type-III domain-containing protein 2 encodes the protein MAKVLCSLLLLGSAVMTAIACPKYCVCQNLSESLGTLCPSKGLLFVPSDIDRRTVELRLGGNYIIRISQQDFVNMTSLVDLTLSRNTISSIQPFSFVDLETLRSLHLDSNRLTELGPDALRGLVNLQHLILNNNQLNRISEEAFDDLLLTLEDLDLSYNNLRSVPWEAIRKMLSLHQLSLDHNLISYIAEGTFTDLDKLARLDLTSNRLQKLPPDPIFARSQTNAVLTTPYAPVLSLSFGGNPLHCNCEVLWLRRLEREDDMETCASPPSLKGRYFWYVREEEFICEPPLITQHTHKLLVLEGQTASLRCKAVGDPMPYIHWVAPDDRLISNSSRATVYENGTLDIMVTTSKDYGTFTCIAANAAGESTASIELSIIQLPHLSNGTNRTSQPKSRLSDITSSTKTSKGETKAQPEQVVSVSEVTSVSALVKWTVNKATPKVKMYQLQYNCSDDEVLIYRMIPVTSKAFVVNNLMPGMQYDLCVLAIWDDTATTLTATNIVGCVQFVTRDDYPRCQSLHSQFLGGTMILVIGGVIVATLLVFIVILMVRYKVSSGSQVAKLVTVSNTYSQTNGGAQAGQRLNGAPAPPAPKAVVVMRNEVVEFKCGSLQSSISSSSSADSLGSGRVERYDLQAGSSTLPNRWRQAPAKTRPNLDHLLGAFASLDLKAPARDLGGPSCSGAMTAAMGAASDKEPLLGRGDSKLGRLLMLPLESKPKRSHSFDMGDFGASQCLSYPRRISNIWTKRSLSVNGMLLQCDESEGEGDKGTLSSSSEWVMESTV